The Thiomonas sp. FB-Cd genome includes a window with the following:
- a CDS encoding SurA N-terminal domain-containing protein, translating to MFDFVRKHTKLLQLILFLLIFPSFVLFGIQGYDRFSGSGNVAAKVDGIPISMQELDAAQRSEVARMQQALGASADIKSLDTPEAKMRTLDGMIRQLVLQVAVRKQHLAVSDSDVQQAILQIPQIAALRKRDGSFDLDAYRKLIEAQGMSTGQFEAQVREQLLLQQALGGIGESVIESKAIAGQLYAWQNQRRQVRVALYQASDYASQVQPTAAEVEAFYKAHLQSFQVPQQATVQYVVLDPTAVRKSVTVTPEEVKAYYEKHIGQFNSPEQRKASHILIALPPNPTPAQEQAAKAQADKILAQLHSDPAQFAAIAKRDSQDPGSAPDGGNLGYFTRDGMVKPFADAVFAMHKVGEIVGPVKSQYGYHIIELTGIKPAEQKTLAQVQGEIKSQLEDQAAQARFADVADQFKNMVYEDSRSFADVADKLHLEVRTAQGVTPTPNPGDAKTDPLANAKFLQALFSENSVRDKRNIPAVDIGSNTLVSGRIVSYQPATTLGFSQAQSKARDLLVRVQSANLATKAGEEALIAAKQGKAQPPWGAPLEISQDRPSKDAAVPPPVVAAAFQLSPATLPALTGVVLPGQGYAIVSIDSVSNSTPDAEQLRAQQGTMSQILSRAVTEAYIDSLKKRYGVEVLYKIPARATG from the coding sequence ATGTTTGATTTCGTCCGCAAGCACACCAAGCTGCTGCAACTCATCCTCTTTTTGCTGATTTTCCCGTCGTTCGTGCTCTTCGGTATCCAGGGCTATGACCGCTTTAGCGGCAGCGGCAACGTGGCGGCAAAGGTGGATGGCATCCCGATCAGCATGCAGGAGCTTGACGCTGCCCAACGCAGTGAAGTGGCACGCATGCAGCAAGCGCTCGGCGCGTCTGCTGATATCAAGTCGCTCGATACGCCCGAGGCCAAGATGCGTACCCTCGACGGCATGATTCGGCAGCTGGTGTTGCAAGTGGCTGTGCGCAAGCAGCATCTGGCCGTGAGCGACAGTGACGTGCAGCAGGCGATCCTGCAAATTCCGCAGATCGCCGCCCTGCGCAAACGCGACGGCAGCTTTGACTTGGACGCGTATCGCAAACTGATTGAAGCGCAAGGCATGAGTACCGGGCAGTTCGAGGCGCAGGTACGTGAGCAACTGTTGTTGCAACAGGCGCTGGGCGGCATTGGCGAGTCGGTCATCGAAAGCAAGGCCATCGCGGGGCAGCTTTATGCCTGGCAGAATCAGAGGAGACAGGTGAGAGTCGCGCTTTACCAGGCAAGTGACTACGCGTCGCAAGTGCAGCCCACCGCTGCCGAGGTGGAGGCCTTCTACAAGGCGCATCTGCAATCGTTTCAAGTGCCCCAGCAGGCAACCGTTCAGTACGTTGTATTGGACCCAACTGCTGTGCGGAAGTCTGTCACGGTCACGCCGGAGGAGGTCAAGGCGTATTACGAGAAGCACATCGGACAGTTCAATTCACCCGAGCAGCGCAAGGCGAGCCATATTCTGATCGCGTTGCCGCCGAACCCAACGCCTGCTCAGGAGCAAGCGGCCAAGGCGCAGGCCGACAAGATTCTGGCGCAATTGCATAGCGATCCGGCGCAGTTCGCTGCCATTGCCAAGCGCGATTCGCAAGATCCCGGCTCAGCGCCGGATGGTGGAAACCTCGGCTACTTCACGCGCGATGGCATGGTTAAGCCTTTTGCCGACGCAGTGTTCGCGATGCACAAAGTGGGCGAGATTGTGGGGCCGGTCAAGTCCCAGTACGGATATCACATTATTGAGCTCACCGGCATCAAGCCAGCCGAGCAAAAGACGCTTGCGCAGGTTCAGGGCGAGATTAAGAGCCAGTTGGAGGACCAAGCGGCTCAGGCGCGCTTTGCCGACGTGGCCGATCAATTCAAAAACATGGTTTACGAAGACAGCCGCAGCTTTGCCGATGTTGCCGACAAATTGCACCTCGAGGTGCGCACGGCACAAGGTGTCACTCCGACACCAAACCCCGGGGATGCGAAGACTGACCCACTTGCCAATGCAAAGTTTCTGCAGGCGTTGTTCAGTGAGAACAGCGTGCGAGACAAGCGCAACATCCCTGCCGTGGATATCGGGTCCAACACCCTGGTGTCAGGCCGTATCGTGAGTTATCAGCCCGCCACCACGCTTGGGTTTTCTCAGGCGCAGTCCAAAGCACGCGACTTGCTCGTTCGGGTGCAGTCAGCGAATCTCGCAACCAAAGCCGGCGAGGAAGCCTTGATCGCTGCCAAGCAAGGCAAGGCACAGCCGCCATGGGGTGCACCCCTCGAAATTTCGCAGGATCGACCATCCAAGGATGCAGCCGTGCCCCCACCCGTGGTAGCTGCTGCTTTTCAATTGTCGCCGGCCACGCTTCCTGCGCTGACGGGAGTCGTCCTTCCGGGTCAGGGCTATGCAATCGTTTCGATCGACAGCGTCAGCAATTCAACGCCGGATGCGGAGCAATTGCGGGCCCAGCAGGGTACGATGAGTCAAATTCTCTCGCGAGCGGTGACCGAGGCCTATATCGACAGCCTCAAAAAGCGCTATGGAGTTGAGGTGCTTTACAAAATTCCCGCACGCGCGACCGGTTGA
- a CDS encoding HU family DNA-binding protein, whose translation MNKTELIEHIAKKSEISKAAAARALDSMIEGVKVTLKKGGTVTLIGFGTFAATKRPARTGRNPRTGAAIKIKAAKVPKFRPGKGLKDALN comes from the coding sequence GTGAATAAAACAGAACTTATCGAGCACATTGCCAAGAAGTCAGAAATCTCCAAGGCCGCTGCAGCCCGCGCCCTGGACTCGATGATCGAAGGTGTGAAGGTCACCCTGAAGAAGGGCGGTACCGTCACCCTCATCGGTTTTGGCACGTTTGCAGCAACCAAGCGCCCAGCGCGCACGGGGCGCAATCCCCGTACTGGTGCAGCGATCAAGATCAAAGCGGCCAAGGTGCCCAAATTCCGTCCGGGCAAGGGGCTGAAGGACGCTCTGAATTAA
- a CDS encoding tartrate dehydrogenase, with protein MTNTPSQRALRIAAIPGDGIGREVVPEGLRTLEAAARRFEIALDIRHFDFASCDYYLRHGRMLPEDWKERLAGFDAIFFGAVGWPAKVPDHVSLWGSLLQFRREFDQYVNLRPARLMRGLRSPLAGMQPGDIDLLIVRENTEGEYSNAGGRMFAGTERELALQETVMTRTGVDRVLHFAYAQAARRPRRLLTSATKSNGISITMPFWDERVRAVAQAHADVRWNQFHIDALCARLVQRPQDFDVIVGSNLFGDILSDLAPALCGTLGIAPSANLDPERRYPSLFEPVHGSAPDIAGRGIANPIGQIWSAALMLDFLGHTQAHDVIIDAIEHVLDPASGAPRTPDLGGVCSTQEMGVAIEQVIRTAAGKANRD; from the coding sequence ATGACAAACACTCCGTCGCAACGCGCTTTGCGTATTGCTGCGATTCCTGGCGATGGCATCGGCCGCGAGGTCGTGCCAGAGGGTTTGCGCACGCTGGAAGCGGCAGCTCGCCGTTTCGAGATTGCGCTTGATATACGGCACTTCGATTTCGCGTCCTGTGACTATTACCTGCGCCACGGCCGTATGCTTCCGGAGGATTGGAAGGAGCGATTGGCCGGTTTCGATGCCATCTTCTTCGGAGCCGTTGGGTGGCCCGCAAAGGTGCCCGACCATGTCTCGCTTTGGGGTTCACTGCTGCAGTTCCGCCGCGAGTTTGATCAGTACGTGAACCTGCGTCCGGCGCGCCTCATGCGTGGTCTGCGCTCGCCACTCGCGGGCATGCAGCCTGGCGACATCGATTTGCTCATCGTGCGTGAGAACACGGAGGGCGAATACTCCAACGCTGGCGGGCGCATGTTTGCCGGTACCGAGCGCGAATTGGCGCTTCAGGAAACGGTGATGACACGCACTGGCGTGGATCGCGTGTTGCACTTTGCATACGCGCAGGCCGCGCGTCGGCCGCGGCGATTGCTCACCTCCGCCACGAAATCGAACGGTATTTCCATCACGATGCCATTCTGGGATGAACGCGTGCGCGCGGTGGCGCAAGCGCATGCCGACGTGCGCTGGAATCAGTTCCACATTGACGCGCTGTGCGCGCGTCTCGTGCAGCGTCCGCAGGACTTTGACGTGATCGTCGGGAGCAATTTGTTCGGTGACATCTTGAGCGACTTGGCGCCCGCGCTGTGTGGCACGCTGGGCATCGCGCCCTCTGCGAATCTGGACCCAGAGCGTCGTTACCCGTCACTGTTCGAACCCGTGCATGGGTCGGCCCCGGACATTGCCGGACGCGGGATCGCCAACCCGATCGGACAAATTTGGAGCGCTGCGCTGATGCTGGATTTTTTGGGCCACACGCAGGCGCATGACGTCATCATTGATGCCATTGAGCACGTGCTTGATCCCGCAAGCGGCGCTCCGCGCACGCCCGATCTCGGCGGCGTATGCTCGACGCAGGAAATGGGGGTGGCAATTGAGCAAGTCATCCGTACAGCGGCTGGCAAGGCTAATCGCGATTGA
- the pgsA gene encoding CDP-diacylglycerol--glycerol-3-phosphate 3-phosphatidyltransferase produces the protein MTVPTFLTWLRVAAIPLIIGVYALPEPWLSMPAKNLVATVLFVLSAITDWFDGFLARRWQQTSAFGAFLDPVADKLMVSAALLVLLELSRIGALVALIIIGREIAISALREWMARIGRSRAVAVNWLGKVKTATQMVAIPFLLYDGRLFGFLSTSAWGTWLLDIAAVLTLWSMMYYFKLALTGIKLSE, from the coding sequence ATGACAGTGCCGACATTTCTGACTTGGCTGCGGGTGGCGGCTATTCCCCTCATCATTGGTGTGTATGCCCTGCCCGAGCCTTGGCTATCGATGCCCGCAAAGAACCTGGTCGCCACGGTGCTGTTTGTCCTAAGCGCCATCACGGACTGGTTCGATGGCTTCCTCGCGCGGCGTTGGCAACAAACCTCGGCCTTCGGCGCTTTTCTCGATCCCGTGGCTGACAAGCTGATGGTCTCCGCCGCGCTGCTGGTGCTTCTGGAGCTGTCGCGCATTGGTGCGCTGGTGGCTCTCATTATCATTGGCCGCGAGATCGCCATTTCTGCTCTGCGCGAGTGGATGGCACGCATCGGGCGCTCGCGCGCGGTGGCGGTGAACTGGTTGGGCAAGGTCAAGACGGCCACCCAGATGGTGGCCATTCCTTTTCTCTTGTATGACGGGCGCCTGTTCGGCTTCCTGTCCACGTCCGCGTGGGGCACTTGGCTGCTCGACATTGCGGCCGTGCTAACGCTTTGGTCGATGATGTATTACTTCAAACTGGCGCTGACTGGCATCAAGCTATCGGAATGA
- the uvrC gene encoding excinuclease ABC subunit UvrC encodes MAATDDSNRASPVTKREPSADTAVPQDSLQRASADAAALARQVAALPHLPGVYRYFSVDGTLLYVGKARDLKKRVSTYFQREHGGSRIGHMVSRIARMETTVTGSEAEALLLENNLIKTQHPRFNILFRDDKSYPYLKLTTGHAFPRMGYFRGAVDRRHSYFGPYPSAWAVKESIAILQKIFLLRTCEDTVFANRSRPCLLHQIHRCSAPCVGRISQQDYAADVSAAERFLRGEHDGVLRDLQARMHELALQLRFEEAAAVRNQISALSRVLHQQSMEVDSDQDVDILAVGVRGGHVCVNLAMVRGGRHLGDRAYFPSHAKGLQALHEPDILQAVGDPIGETVLNAFIAQHYLDLPLPAVVISSLPIDPEIISALQEHSGRHCQLITAPRGTRRRWLDMAEQGAQLALARLLAEKGAQHERTRALAEVLGLDTQNLEAIRVECFDISHTAGEAAQGSCVVFEHHAMQPSQYRRFRVDGITPGDDYAAMRQVLARRYVRLAEDADARLPDLVLIDGGRGQVSAARDVFEELGLDISRLVGVEKGEGRKVGLEELVFADGRSKVALPPDSPALLLVAQIRDEAHRFAITGMRAQRAKARTGGSKLEDIPGIGPKRRARLLARFGGVRGVGLASVEDMMTVDGISRELAQTIYAALH; translated from the coding sequence ATGGCTGCGACAGACGATTCCAACCGCGCATCTCCGGTTACAAAGCGTGAGCCTTCGGCTGACACGGCCGTGCCGCAGGATTCGCTGCAGCGCGCTTCAGCCGACGCTGCAGCCCTGGCTCGCCAAGTCGCCGCATTGCCGCATCTGCCCGGTGTGTACCGATACTTCTCGGTTGACGGCACACTGCTCTATGTGGGCAAGGCACGGGATTTGAAAAAGCGGGTGTCCACGTATTTCCAAAGGGAGCACGGTGGCAGCCGGATCGGGCATATGGTTTCGCGCATCGCAAGGATGGAAACCACGGTGACGGGTTCCGAAGCAGAGGCGTTGCTGCTGGAAAACAACCTGATCAAGACCCAGCACCCGCGATTCAACATCCTGTTTCGCGATGACAAGTCCTATCCATACCTGAAGCTGACGACCGGGCATGCCTTTCCACGCATGGGCTACTTTCGCGGCGCGGTGGATCGCAGGCACAGCTATTTTGGGCCTTATCCCAGCGCCTGGGCTGTGAAAGAGAGCATTGCCATTTTGCAAAAGATTTTCCTGCTGCGGACCTGCGAGGACACGGTATTTGCGAACCGAAGCCGACCGTGCCTGTTGCATCAGATCCACCGCTGCTCGGCGCCCTGCGTCGGGCGCATTTCGCAGCAGGACTACGCCGCGGACGTGAGTGCCGCCGAGCGTTTTTTGCGCGGCGAGCACGATGGGGTATTACGCGATCTGCAGGCACGCATGCATGAACTGGCCTTGCAATTGCGGTTCGAAGAGGCCGCGGCTGTACGCAACCAAATCAGTGCCCTGTCGCGCGTTCTGCACCAGCAGAGCATGGAGGTCGACAGCGACCAGGATGTGGACATTTTGGCCGTGGGCGTGCGAGGGGGTCACGTTTGCGTGAATCTGGCGATGGTGCGTGGCGGTCGGCACCTGGGCGACCGAGCCTATTTCCCCAGCCATGCGAAGGGGCTTCAGGCCTTGCACGAGCCCGATATCCTGCAAGCCGTGGGCGATCCAATCGGAGAAACCGTCCTCAACGCCTTCATTGCCCAGCACTACTTGGACTTGCCGTTGCCGGCCGTGGTGATCAGCAGCCTGCCGATTGACCCTGAAATCATTTCCGCTTTGCAGGAGCACAGCGGTCGGCATTGCCAGCTGATCACGGCGCCACGGGGAACGCGCCGGCGCTGGTTGGATATGGCGGAGCAGGGCGCGCAGCTGGCGCTGGCTCGGTTGCTGGCCGAGAAGGGCGCCCAGCACGAGCGTACCCGCGCGCTGGCCGAGGTGCTGGGGCTGGACACGCAGAACCTGGAGGCGATACGTGTCGAGTGCTTCGACATCAGCCACACCGCGGGCGAAGCGGCGCAGGGGTCATGTGTCGTGTTTGAGCACCATGCCATGCAGCCGTCGCAGTATCGGCGTTTCAGGGTCGACGGCATCACGCCCGGTGACGACTATGCCGCCATGCGCCAGGTCCTCGCACGTCGCTATGTCCGGCTCGCCGAGGATGCGGATGCCCGCCTTCCCGACCTCGTGTTGATTGACGGGGGGCGTGGCCAGGTGTCGGCAGCGCGCGACGTGTTTGAGGAACTGGGCCTGGATATCTCGCGCTTGGTGGGCGTGGAGAAAGGGGAGGGGCGAAAGGTCGGGCTTGAAGAACTTGTGTTTGCCGATGGCCGTTCGAAGGTGGCGCTGCCACCGGACAGTCCAGCGCTCTTGTTGGTGGCGCAAATACGCGACGAGGCCCACCGCTTTGCCATCACCGGCATGCGCGCCCAGCGGGCCAAGGCGCGCACTGGGGGCTCGAAGCTTGAGGACATTCCCGGCATTGGACCGAAGCGTCGCGCGCGGCTGCTTGCGCGCTTTGGCGGAGTGCGAGGCGTTGGCTTGGCGAGTGTTGAGGACATGATGACGGTGGACGGCATTTCACGCGAACTGGCGCAGACGATCTATGCGGCCTTGCACTGA
- a CDS encoding uracil-DNA glycosylase, translated as MIHQQGGASAAVSDGLVYDAHCRRCARLADYRDAVRARHPSYACLPVPSFGPISAPLLIVGLAPGLHGANASNRPFTGDGAGPLLYGTLTELGLARRNPPVAVTDEPHSITAEDGLELVGCRICNSVKCLPPDNKPLPVEVRTCNVFARAELAAMPHLRVIVALGTVGHGAVLMALGHKPSAARFSHGARHELDGLILYDSYHCSRYNQNTGRLTAPMFRSVFAQAAAEAGAGLGFGR; from the coding sequence ATGATTCATCAGCAAGGTGGCGCAAGCGCCGCAGTTTCGGATGGTTTGGTGTACGACGCGCATTGTCGCCGTTGCGCACGCTTGGCAGATTATCGCGACGCTGTGCGTGCGCGCCACCCCTCTTATGCGTGTCTGCCCGTTCCCTCATTTGGCCCGATTTCTGCTCCCTTGCTGATCGTGGGCCTTGCTCCGGGTTTGCATGGAGCCAACGCCAGTAACCGGCCGTTCACGGGCGATGGCGCCGGGCCGCTGCTGTACGGAACGCTCACGGAGCTGGGTCTGGCGCGGCGCAATCCGCCGGTGGCGGTAACGGACGAGCCGCATAGCATCACCGCAGAGGATGGGTTGGAACTGGTGGGCTGCCGCATCTGTAACAGCGTGAAGTGTCTTCCGCCGGACAACAAGCCGCTGCCGGTTGAGGTGCGTACATGTAACGTGTTTGCGCGTGCGGAGCTTGCAGCCATGCCGCATTTGCGGGTCATCGTGGCTCTTGGCACGGTCGGGCACGGTGCGGTCCTGATGGCCTTGGGTCACAAACCTTCGGCCGCCCGCTTTAGCCATGGGGCCCGACACGAACTGGACGGTCTGATTCTTTACGATAGCTACCATTGCAGCCGCTACAACCAGAACACGGGACGCTTGACGGCGCCCATGTTTCGCTCCGTATTTGCGCAGGCGGCGGCTGAGGCGGGTGCAGGTTTGGGTTTCGGGCGCTAG
- the efp gene encoding elongation factor P gives MKLAQEIRAGNVIMVGKDPMVVQKTEYSRGGRNAATVKMKLKNLLTSGGTEVVYKADDKLDPIVLDRKECSYSYFADPMYVFMDTEYNQYEVEKDNLGDALDYLEDGMQVEVVFYDGKAISVEMPNSVVREVIYTEPAVKGDTSGKVLKPAKISTGAEIPVPIFVAIGDKIEIDTRTGEYKGRV, from the coding sequence ATGAAACTCGCTCAAGAAATCCGCGCCGGCAATGTCATCATGGTGGGCAAGGACCCCATGGTGGTGCAGAAGACCGAATACAGCCGGGGAGGCCGCAATGCCGCCACCGTGAAAATGAAACTCAAGAACCTGCTGACGAGTGGCGGTACTGAGGTGGTCTACAAAGCCGATGACAAGCTGGATCCGATCGTGCTCGACCGCAAAGAATGCAGCTACTCCTACTTCGCCGACCCGATGTATGTCTTCATGGACACGGAGTACAACCAGTACGAAGTGGAGAAGGACAACCTGGGCGATGCGCTCGACTATTTGGAAGACGGCATGCAGGTCGAGGTCGTCTTCTATGACGGAAAGGCCATTTCCGTTGAAATGCCGAACAGCGTCGTGCGCGAGGTCATCTACACGGAACCGGCGGTGAAGGGGGACACGTCTGGCAAGGTCCTCAAGCCCGCCAAGATTTCGACCGGCGCCGAAATTCCCGTTCCCATTTTCGTGGCCATCGGGGACAAGATTGAAATCGACACGCGCACCGGGGAATACAAGGGCCGCGTTTGA
- a CDS encoding Tfp pilus assembly protein FimT/FimU, giving the protein MTKTVRKRGFTLIELLVVIAIAAILLAIALPNLQPQVASANAKSVATKMADALQFARQYALNTSTLVTYTPNGCSYSVATPQGVQLLAGPSSIPSGVACQPMGQVLFFLGDGSVALCSQGTQGLSCNAPTGTISSAVAGGGSTWQISVSPGGVISTSVL; this is encoded by the coding sequence ATGACTAAGACCGTGAGAAAGAGGGGTTTCACCCTGATTGAGCTCCTCGTCGTCATTGCAATTGCCGCCATTTTGTTAGCGATTGCACTTCCCAATCTTCAGCCGCAGGTTGCGTCGGCCAACGCCAAGTCCGTCGCCACCAAGATGGCCGATGCCCTGCAGTTCGCCAGGCAGTACGCCCTGAACACGTCGACTCTTGTCACGTACACACCGAATGGGTGCAGCTATTCGGTCGCAACACCGCAAGGGGTTCAGCTTCTCGCCGGGCCGAGCAGCATCCCTTCAGGCGTCGCTTGCCAGCCTATGGGGCAAGTGCTCTTCTTCCTCGGGGATGGGTCCGTCGCCCTGTGTTCGCAAGGCACGCAGGGTCTGTCTTGTAACGCGCCGACAGGCACCATCAGTTCCGCCGTCGCCGGTGGCGGCAGCACATGGCAGATCTCCGTTTCGCCTGGAGGCGTCATCTCGACGAGCGTTTTATGA
- a CDS encoding prepilin-type N-terminal cleavage/methylation domain-containing protein, whose product MNHPPPLVTMAHATKKEPWAACRQRGLTLLEVLVAMLVFLVAASALVLLINNAYIANAQALRTFSATTTAQSLIATIEGDPADLGSLNGIQLGSSGASASTAPQVIQTWWTAQTQAYPDLSSVGLTTNPTTCNSTAPCQITAVIAVKSAFGGSIQHTFILQDGF is encoded by the coding sequence ATGAACCATCCTCCGCCCCTCGTGACCATGGCGCACGCGACCAAGAAAGAACCCTGGGCAGCATGCAGGCAACGCGGCCTCACACTTCTTGAAGTGCTGGTCGCCATGCTCGTTTTTTTGGTCGCGGCAAGCGCCCTCGTGCTTCTCATCAACAATGCCTACATAGCCAATGCGCAGGCCTTGCGCACATTCTCGGCGACGACTACGGCGCAAAGCCTCATTGCCACGATCGAGGGTGACCCGGCCGATCTGGGAAGCCTCAACGGCATCCAACTCGGCTCAAGCGGCGCGAGTGCATCGACAGCTCCGCAAGTCATTCAGACATGGTGGACTGCGCAGACCCAGGCATACCCGGATTTGAGCAGTGTGGGACTGACGACCAACCCGACGACCTGCAATTCCACAGCACCGTGCCAGATCACCGCGGTTATCGCGGTCAAATCGGCCTTTGGCGGGAGCATCCAGCACACATTCATTCTGCAGGACGGATTTTGA
- a CDS encoding PilW family protein, which translates to MRRLQGFTLIELLVGLALATLLGLLIFISFTSLESNGIRGSDTAQLQTNARVSMTLLSDDIARAGFMMNGPSGQSRCARLLTYNSNLNTTQMTNQWPLSATVETTAGLVPGTPSTAFNYAAPGGAATDAISIFYASGFGLANQAMPGGVRVVKATNGTLVNAALFVANTSAFNVGDVDIVVLPARNLCIRFQVTGTGGAANNIVHNSGKSPINPPNGFTGVSSLANPPISPALTTADLAQAYVQNFGQSQGATGPILVTYSVRPDPNSATTPDLWRTVVNATGQIVSDAPIAKNVVLLHALFAPVVNGQLQGFVPWSSIVSSNQQGQVGAVQFAYVVRKPNTASRTNNPATLAVLDETFTPASGNLYQYQVFSQTVYLRNVAWNQS; encoded by the coding sequence ATGCGACGCCTCCAAGGTTTCACCCTGATCGAACTTCTGGTTGGTTTGGCCCTCGCAACATTGCTCGGTCTGCTTATTTTCATTTCATTCACGAGCCTCGAATCCAACGGCATACGTGGTAGTGACACCGCACAGCTGCAGACCAACGCGCGTGTAAGCATGACGCTGCTGTCTGACGACATTGCGCGAGCCGGATTCATGATGAACGGCCCTTCGGGGCAAAGCCGGTGCGCCCGGCTCCTGACCTACAACAGTAATCTCAATACCACGCAGATGACCAATCAGTGGCCTCTCTCCGCCACTGTTGAAACAACGGCAGGCTTGGTCCCGGGAACGCCGTCGACCGCGTTCAACTACGCCGCCCCCGGTGGTGCCGCGACGGATGCGATCTCGATCTTTTACGCCTCCGGTTTTGGACTGGCCAATCAAGCCATGCCCGGCGGCGTGCGCGTCGTCAAAGCCACCAACGGAACCCTGGTAAACGCTGCACTCTTTGTCGCGAATACGTCAGCGTTCAATGTCGGCGACGTGGACATCGTGGTGCTGCCAGCGCGCAACCTGTGCATCCGCTTCCAGGTCACCGGCACTGGAGGAGCGGCGAACAACATCGTCCACAACTCAGGAAAGAGTCCCATCAACCCTCCAAACGGCTTCACTGGCGTGTCGAGTCTCGCCAATCCCCCAATCAGTCCAGCACTTACCACGGCTGATCTTGCTCAAGCCTATGTCCAGAATTTTGGCCAAAGCCAGGGCGCCACGGGACCTATTCTGGTCACCTACAGCGTGCGGCCTGATCCGAATTCCGCCACGACCCCTGACCTCTGGCGAACCGTCGTCAACGCCACCGGCCAAATCGTCAGCGACGCGCCCATTGCCAAAAACGTGGTTTTGTTGCATGCGCTGTTCGCACCCGTCGTCAACGGACAACTTCAGGGATTTGTACCTTGGTCGTCGATTGTTTCGAGCAACCAGCAGGGACAAGTTGGCGCCGTGCAGTTTGCCTATGTCGTGCGCAAGCCCAACACCGCATCGCGTACGAACAACCCCGCCACGCTTGCCGTGCTGGACGAAACATTCACACCGGCTTCCGGAAATCTTTATCAATATCAGGTTTTCTCACAGACCGTTTACCTGCGTAACGTGGCATGGAACCAATCATAA